The nucleotide window GACGATACGACGGAAATAAATATTCAAATAAAGCCTTTTGAGTCTCTTTATAGATATAGAGATTCTTATATATTTAATGGGAATTTAGAAATAACGAGCATTAATGTATATCGGCAAAAGTAAAGCTTGTAAGGGGTGCAATATGTCATTTATTAACTTGTTGAAGCGATGCATATTAGTAGCATTTATTGTACAGGTGTTATTTGCAGGAAATACAGGAAAGATTGCCGGTGTTATTATAGATGTCGAAACAAAAGAACCTCTTGTAGGTGCTAATGTAGTAGTAAAAGGTACGAATTTAGGAGCAGCAACGGATGAAAAGGGTAGATATTATATTTTACAGGTCCCTCCGGGTGTATACACTATAGAGGTAAACTACATTGGATATACTAAATCGATAATTAAAAATGTGGAAGTTAGAGTTGATTTAACTACCCATATAGATGCTGAATTAAAGCGTTCGGTTATGAAAATGGAAGAAATAGTTGTAGTTGCAGAAAAGCCAATAGTTCAGCATGATGTTACATCAACAAGAAAAAGCATGACAAGAAATGAATTGGAAGATGTGCCCGGGATTGAAAATGCTCTTGATATGTTTAAATTGAGTGGAGGTACAGTACTGGGTGTTAGACAACCTGTTATAATGGTGGGTGAAGGAATACAGCTTCATGCAAGAGATGAAAGCCTGAAAGATGTTCATATTAGAGGAGGGCGTGGGGGGGAAATTCTATATATTGTTGATGGAATTCCAGTAACACATCCACTTTATGGAGGTAGAAGTGTTTTAGATTTGAATGTTAATGATGTAGAAGAAATCGAACTCATAACGGGAGCATTTAATGCTGAGTATGGCCAGGCTCAATCAGGGGTTGTGAATATAACAACTAGATCTGGGAAAGATTATTATTCAGGAAGCATAGAATATAAGACCGATAACATAATTAGTCCTTCAACTAATACAGATTATATAACTTTCAACGTGGGAGGTCCTGGGTTGCTTGATAAAATTATTTTACCATTATTGGGCAAGGATCTACCCGGGAAAACAAACTTTTTTATATCAGGTAATGCAAATTTAACTAATACTGAGTATAATAACCATCGCGAAAGGGAAAAAATAAATTTAATTGGAATTGAATTGAAAGAAAAACAAGATAATACTGGAAATATAAATATAAAGTTAGATTGGTATTCACCCAATTCAGCATTTCATTTAACCGGAAGCTATCATGGATCGTGGCATTCTTGGTCAAGGTTTGACTGGTTGTGGAAAAATTGTCCAGATAATACAGTAGATTATTATAGAGAAAATCATCAATTTAGTTTTAGATTTAATCATACACTTTCAAAATCTACGTTTTACAATATAAATTTTGGCTATTTAGGAATCAAATATAGGGAGTCATTAAATGGTAACAAACCTGCAGATTTCTGGTATTTTGTACCTGATTCAATGTATCAGGATACTTTGGATTATTATATATGGGAAAAAGAATTTTTTGGAAAAAAACCATATAAAGTGTTTTCAACAATTTCAACGCCGGTTGTCGATGAAATAATAGGGTTTTTTACAATTGATTCCTACGAGTCAGTTTGGCGCGATGATAATACAAAAACATATTCAATAATTGGTAGTATAACATCGCAGGTAAGTCATGAACATAAAATAAAATCTGGTTTTGAAATACAATTCCATAATCTTAGGTATATAGATATACAAGACGGTGGAGTAAAATTGTCTAATTATGGATTGTGGAAGTATGGGATAAGTAGTATAGCAGATTCTACTGCAAAGCCACCAGGCCCCTACCCTGAGTTCGGACAAACCAGATGGGCTTTTAATGTTAATCCGGCAGTAGGTGCTTTTTATATACAAGATAAATATGAAGTTGAAACATTAATTATTAATGTTGGAGTGAGAGTCGATTGGTTTTGTTTAGGTGAAACGATATTTAAAAAGAAATATATAGAGCAATGGGAGGATGCAACAGGCTTCAAGTCGAATTGGAAAAAATATAAATATTCTTTTAGTCCTAGATTGGGCATATCATTTCCTATTAATGTGAGAACAAATATGTTTTTTTCTTATGGACATTTTACACAATTACCAGAGTTACAATTTATTTATCGTGATCCGTATTCAGGTGGTTTTACGGGTAATCCAGGATTGGATTATGAAAAAACAATATTATATGAATATGGTTTTATATACCAATTTTTTGAAGATTGGGCAATTGATATGAAAGTATATGCAAAAGATATTAATAATCAGGTTGGTACAACAAGGTTATTAGCGGCGAAGGGAATACCAGTATATATATATGACAACAAGGGGTATGGTAGAGCGAGAGGCATAGAATTAAGGTTAATAAAAAAATACCGTAAACATGTATCTGGTACCTTAACATATACAATTCAGTGGGCGAAAGGATATTCATCTTCGGCATTTGAAGATTATATTCGATCTTTAAATAATTTTCCTAATCCCATAAGAGAGAGAAGAACAAACTGGGACATAAGGCATCAACTTGTTTTTCAGGGTAATATTAGTGTTTCTAAGGCAGACCCTATAAGATTATTTGGCATAGAATTACCGGCAGATTGGAGTATTACTGTGTTATCGAATATATCGTCTGGATATCCATATACACCTGGATCGACAAATCTTTTGGAGCTTCAAGTGAAGGAAAATAGTGAAACTGGTCCTATGTTAATTAATGCGGATATAAAATTTAGAAAACGGATTAATGTTAGTGAGAAATTTAGAATTAATATAATATTAGACATTTTTAATATTTTTGATATTAATAATGTTAATATTGGTTACGG belongs to Candidatus Neomarinimicrobiota bacterium and includes:
- a CDS encoding carboxypeptidase-like regulatory domain-containing protein, whose translation is MSFINLLKRCILVAFIVQVLFAGNTGKIAGVIIDVETKEPLVGANVVVKGTNLGAATDEKGRYYILQVPPGVYTIEVNYIGYTKSIIKNVEVRVDLTTHIDAELKRSVMKMEEIVVVAEKPIVQHDVTSTRKSMTRNELEDVPGIENALDMFKLSGGTVLGVRQPVIMVGEGIQLHARDESLKDVHIRGGRGGEILYIVDGIPVTHPLYGGRSVLDLNVNDVEEIELITGAFNAEYGQAQSGVVNITTRSGKDYYSGSIEYKTDNIISPSTNTDYITFNVGGPGLLDKIILPLLGKDLPGKTNFFISGNANLTNTEYNNHREREKINLIGIELKEKQDNTGNINIKLDWYSPNSAFHLTGSYHGSWHSWSRFDWLWKNCPDNTVDYYRENHQFSFRFNHTLSKSTFYNINFGYLGIKYRESLNGNKPADFWYFVPDSMYQDTLDYYIWEKEFFGKKPYKVFSTISTPVVDEIIGFFTIDSYESVWRDDNTKTYSIIGSITSQVSHEHKIKSGFEIQFHNLRYIDIQDGGVKLSNYGLWKYGISSIADSTAKPPGPYPEFGQTRWAFNVNPAVGAFYIQDKYEVETLIINVGVRVDWFCLGETIFKKKYIEQWEDATGFKSNWKKYKYSFSPRLGISFPINVRTNMFFSYGHFTQLPELQFIYRDPYSGGFTGNPGLDYEKTILYEYGFIYQFFEDWAIDMKVYAKDINNQVGTTRLLAAKGIPVYIYDNKGYGRARGIELRLIKKYRKHVSGTLTYTIQWAKGYSSSAFEDYIRSLNNFPNPIRERRTNWDIRHQLVFQGNISVSKADPIRLFGIELPADWSITVLSNISSGYPYTPGSTNLLELQVKENSETGPMLINADIKFRKRINVSEKFRINIILDIFNIFDINNVNIGYGFNPWTGLPYKYGDKVNNTKELYSWYKMYNLLDPRQFFYGRNVKLGLKLEW